In Kineosporia sp. NBRC 101731, the following proteins share a genomic window:
- a CDS encoding TetR/AcrR family transcriptional regulator: protein MSSRRVQSTHRRRGTQLESAILQAVLEELLETGYADLSMTAIATRAGTSKPVLYRRWPSKARIVLAALQGRYQASEIQTPDRGDLRSDLLAAMTSLASTIADVTPELLWGLLADSGADPELAGAVRAEFTDNEPGDWLDVVLERAVERGELFGATLTPRQRRLPMQLMHEQVMSAGHLTQSDLSEMVDEVLSPLLRSAGLRSGAGGGTVAG, encoded by the coding sequence GTGTCTTCCAGGAGAGTCCAGAGCACCCACCGACGCCGCGGTACCCAGCTGGAGTCGGCGATCCTGCAGGCCGTACTGGAGGAACTGCTCGAGACCGGGTACGCCGACCTGTCCATGACCGCGATCGCCACCCGGGCGGGCACCAGCAAACCCGTGCTCTACCGGCGCTGGCCCAGCAAGGCCCGCATCGTCCTCGCCGCGTTGCAGGGTCGCTACCAGGCGTCCGAGATCCAGACCCCGGACCGGGGCGACCTGCGCTCGGACCTCCTGGCCGCCATGACGTCCCTGGCCTCGACGATCGCCGACGTGACGCCCGAACTCCTGTGGGGACTGCTCGCCGACAGCGGTGCCGATCCGGAACTGGCCGGGGCCGTGCGGGCGGAGTTCACCGACAACGAGCCCGGGGACTGGCTGGACGTCGTGCTGGAGCGGGCCGTCGAGCGCGGCGAGCTGTTCGGGGCGACCCTCACGCCCCGCCAGCGCCGGCTGCCGATGCAGCTGATGCACGAGCAGGTGATGTCTGCCGGGCACCTGACCCAGAGCGATCTGAGCGAGATGGTGGACGAGGTTCTCTCGCCTCTGCTGCGTTCTGCCGGACTGCGATCCGGCGCCGGTGGCGGCACAGTGGCAGGGTGA
- a CDS encoding LacI family DNA-binding transcriptional regulator: MTTGVNSGHGRTLGQGSGRLPTMADIAEHVGVSRQLVSLVLREAPGPSTESRERVLAAAAELGYRPNASARLLRQSRTHLIGVVFSMRNPFQVRFVERLFVRAAEQGFGVVLGPMTQERPPEAAVSALMEARVEALVAFNPGPDTQALTTAGELVPVVWLGEWVDEPTLDNVHVDEIEGLRLAVEHLMSLGHSDIEYIGGLESRVGADRIEAYRSAMAGAGLARQTKVTVTGFSEEGGASAARRILRRKRRPTAIVCGGDQCAAGALAVFARAGVAVPEEISVVGFDDSYLASLSYHQLTSVRQDVEATVEATLTSVLGHLNAADAPRRVTATRVELIVRESTGPARTGA, encoded by the coding sequence ATGACGACTGGTGTGAACAGCGGGCACGGAAGAACGCTGGGTCAGGGTTCCGGTCGGCTGCCGACGATGGCTGATATCGCCGAGCACGTGGGGGTCTCGCGTCAACTCGTCTCCCTGGTCCTGCGGGAGGCCCCGGGGCCCAGTACCGAGTCACGCGAGCGGGTCCTGGCTGCGGCCGCTGAGCTGGGGTATCGCCCGAACGCCTCGGCCCGCCTGCTGCGGCAGAGTCGGACCCACCTGATCGGTGTTGTCTTCAGTATGCGTAATCCGTTCCAGGTGCGTTTCGTCGAGCGGCTTTTCGTGCGGGCAGCGGAGCAGGGATTCGGTGTCGTGCTCGGACCGATGACGCAGGAACGACCCCCGGAGGCCGCGGTGTCCGCCCTGATGGAAGCGCGGGTGGAGGCGCTGGTGGCTTTCAACCCCGGGCCGGACACGCAGGCCCTGACCACGGCGGGTGAGCTCGTGCCGGTGGTGTGGCTGGGGGAATGGGTCGACGAGCCGACGCTGGACAACGTGCATGTCGACGAGATCGAAGGGCTGCGGCTGGCCGTGGAACATCTGATGTCGTTGGGCCACAGCGACATCGAGTACATCGGCGGGCTGGAGAGCCGGGTCGGCGCCGACCGGATCGAGGCCTATCGCAGTGCCATGGCCGGGGCGGGGCTGGCCCGGCAGACGAAGGTGACGGTGACCGGCTTCTCCGAAGAGGGGGGCGCCTCGGCAGCGCGCCGGATTCTGCGGCGTAAGCGGCGCCCCACCGCCATCGTCTGCGGCGGTGATCAGTGCGCGGCCGGGGCGCTGGCCGTCTTCGCCCGGGCCGGAGTGGCCGTACCGGAGGAGATCTCGGTGGTTGGTTTCGACGACAGTTACCTGGCGTCGTTGTCGTACCACCAGCTCACGTCGGTCCGGCAGGATGTCGAGGCGACGGTCGAGGCCACCTTGACATCGGTGCTGGGCCATCTGAATGCGGCCGACGCGCCCCGCCGGGTGACCGCCACCCGGGTCGAGCTGATCGTGCGGGAATCGACCGGGCCGGCGCGGACCGGGGCGTGA
- a CDS encoding DUF2256 and DUF3253 domain-containing protein has protein sequence MKNPDTKVCAACGRTITWRKKWAADWDSVRYCSQRCRRDRVDDTGRRLEESIVELLGQRRAGATICPSEAARAVGGQDWRDLMEPSRAAARRLTAAGQVVITQGGTVVDPSTARGPIRIRWAKP, from the coding sequence GTGAAGAATCCCGATACCAAGGTGTGCGCGGCCTGCGGGCGCACCATCACCTGGCGCAAGAAGTGGGCGGCGGACTGGGACTCGGTACGTTACTGCTCGCAGCGCTGCCGCCGGGACAGGGTCGACGACACCGGCCGGCGTCTGGAGGAGAGCATCGTGGAACTGCTCGGGCAGCGCCGGGCCGGGGCCACTATCTGCCCCTCGGAGGCGGCGCGGGCGGTCGGCGGGCAGGACTGGCGTGATCTGATGGAGCCCTCCCGGGCTGCGGCCCGCCGGCTCACCGCGGCGGGACAGGTGGTGATCACCCAGGGCGGGACAGTGGTCGACCCCTCGACGGCCCGGGGCCCGATTCGGATCCGGTGGGCGAAGCCCTGA